Proteins from one Rosa chinensis cultivar Old Blush chromosome 7, RchiOBHm-V2, whole genome shotgun sequence genomic window:
- the LOC112179516 gene encoding dirigent protein gives MESKSLASTLFLFFLLFGTLAASPTLKSKPHPRHPLPCKRLVFYFHDIVYNGKNSKNATAAIVGSPAWGNKTILAGKSHFGNVVVFDDPITLDNNLHSTPVGRAQGFYLYDKKDIFTAWLGFSFVFNSTQHKGSINFAGADPLMNKTRDISVIGGTGDFFMTRGIATLMTDAFEGEVYFRLKVDIKLYECW, from the coding sequence atggaatcaaagagtctagcttcaactctcttcctcttcttccttctctttgGAACCTTAGCAGCTTCCCCCACCCTCAAATCGAAGCCTCATCCTCGCCATCCTCTCCCTTGCAAACGCCTCGTTTTCTATTTCCACGATATTGTCTACAACGGCAAGAATTCCAAGAATGCCACAGCGGCGATTGTGGGTTCACCAGCTTGGGGAAACAAGACCATACTGGCAGGGAAAAGCCATTTTGGGAATGTGGTTGTGTTCGACGATCCAATCACTTTGGACAACAATTTGCACTCGACCCCGGTTGGTCGTGCGCAAGGCTTTTACTTGTACGACAAGAAAGATATATTCACTGCTTGGCTCGGCTTCTCCTTCGTGTTCAACTCGACCCAACACAAAGGGAGCATCAACTTTGCTGGGGCTGATCCATTGATGAACAAGACTCGAGACATTTCAGTTATTGGTGGAACTGGTGACTTCTTCATGACTAGAGGGATCGCCACTTTGATGACTGATGCATTTGAGGGTGAAGTTTATTTCCGTCTCAAAGTTGACATTAAACTGTATGAGTGTTGGTAA